From the Aquarana catesbeiana isolate 2022-GZ linkage group LG10, ASM4218655v1, whole genome shotgun sequence genome, the window ctctcctcctcatacaccatccatatatacagttccccccatatatacagtcctcccccgcatacaccatccatatatacagtcccccccccccatatatacagtcctctccccatacaccatccatatatacagtcctcccccatacaccatctatatatacagtcctccccatatacacagtccccccccaaaaaaaatacagtcctctccccatacaccatccatttcccccccatatacacagtcctccccccatacaccatccatatatacagtcctccccccatatatacagttctccaccccccctaTACCATCTATAGATActgttctccaccccccccatacaccatccatatatacagttctcaccgggtgacaccgtccactgctctactgacaccgtcctgtgctctactgacaccgtccgctgttctactgacaccgtccgctgctctactgacaccgtccgctgctctactgacaccgtccgctgctctactgacaccgtccgctgctctactgacaccgtccgctgctctactgacaccgtccactgccccactgacaccgtccactctactgacaccttccactgccctactgacaccatccactgctctactaacaccgtccactctactgacaccatccactgctctactgacaccgtccactgctctactaacaccgtccgctgctctgctgacaccgtccgctgctctgctgacaccgtccgctgctctgctgacaccgtccgctgctctgctgacaccgtccgctgctctgctgacaccgtccgctgcccttctgacaccgtccgctgctctgctgacaccgtccgctgcccttctgacaccgtccgctgcccttctgacaccgtccgctgccctactgacaccgtccgctgccctactgacaccgtccgctgccctactgacaccatctactgacaccgtccactgctctactgacaccgtccactgctctactgacaccgtccactgctctactgacaccatccactgcgctactggctgacagtgtccgcttttaaggtaggctattttcatattttaactgacatttcttttattaatcgaatcatattttatgggtacactaatgcttttgttttatttaaccatgcccctttaagtcccccccccactgttaatgcaattgggccacagccactgttcactgtAGCACACCtgattactactctctttgggtaacccaagaTATTTTACAATCATATagcatgtactacaaaaaaattgccgtgcgccgcaaaagtgttcgggtttggcttgaagaaaaggtggcaaccctacccaggaGACCCTGAATCTTTGTTTACTTTTAGCGTCAAGGACTGGAGGATGTCGTTCTGCACCAGTCAGCAATGGATTCGGACGCATCCACTGGTCAGAAGTATTTTCTTTCTTAGGCAGGCATTGTTCATCATGATTGACTTTGAATCTGCATCACatatgattgatggtggatttgtGTCTTGGgacttctttatttaaaaaaaaaaaaagacttgctaAAAACTGTATAAGTgggtttgttttcttttaatttttttctgagtgAATGAATAGGGACATTatttaccccttactcattcactaGGACGGGACCTAGGGGCCACATTATTGGTGCAGGTGGCTTCTAGAATCCAATAAGCCCCTCCTGCAGACCACTACAGCTATCAGTCCAGGGTTTCCTTGTCAATATGTGAACAAGGTGCATTGCCAGGGGGGTTCCCCCCAGAAAGGTATCCCCGAAGTAAAgagcatgtggcccggtatggCTCAGAAGAGGTGGACccattctcacccccccccccccctcctttcctggcctgccatgccaGGCTGCATGTACGGATAAATGTATGGTTTGGGAAcctatgctttctttttttggtgggggggggggggatttgttattACATTCttttttgtgtgggggtcccccttaaaaataTACATCAGACCTTTATCCTTGATGAGTGTCTGGTATGGATGATACCAGGCACTCATCAAGGATAAAggtctgatatactgtatattttttattgggaaCCAAAAACAAACTGACTTTGTTTGTGGGAGTGTATAATATTATGAAATATCATATCATCTTTAGTGGTCAATGGAAAGAGTgcccagttacattggtggtcagtgacgtaCATGCATACATTATGGAAcagtaagaagaatgctccttacattggtggtcagtgtaaagaatgctccttacattggtggtcagtgtaaagaatgctccttacattggtggtcagtgtaaagaatgctccttacattggtggtcagtgtaaagaatgctccttacattggtggtcagtgtaaagaatgctccttatattggtggtcagctgacagaatgccccttatattggcagtcaatgggaagaatgctccccttacattagtgggaagaatgtctcttacttTGGTGGTTGGAGGGGAGAATACCCCTTATATTCAGGGCCAGTGGGAATaaagccccttatattggtggtctgtgggaagaatacccattacattggtagccagtgggAAGGATGTCCTTTATATTGGTtgttcattgggaagaatgccctctacattggtggtcactggaaaGGATGCTCCTTATATTGgcagtcagtaggaagaatgctccttacattggtggtcagtgggaagaatgctccttacattggtggtcagtgggaagaatgccccttatattggaggtcagtgggaagaatgccccctttacaGACAGCTGACATGATCATGGGGGTTAGCAGTTTTTTTCCTGAGAGGAAATGAGAAAAGAAGCTTCCCTAGTCTCATTCTGTTGGCAACGTTGAGTGCAGTTGTTCCAAAACTATGTGGGCACCATCAGGCCAGAGATCAATCTGCTACTGCTATTTACTtaagtaacccctagcaaccagtgatggtACCCTAGGGGTTTCACAGATTTTGGCTGATAAAGCCTGAAATAGAATGACTTggtaaatgctttattttttttttagcaaactaaaCAGAAAACCAGTTCTAACATTCCTGCTTTACTTTCCAGGTTTTTTAGATTTTGGAGAGAGAAGTCCAGAGACTGTGTCCTCAGTGACAAAGTTTATGATTTTCAGATGGCATGGAAGTCAATGAAAATGAAAGTGGTGTTTGGACAATGGAAGGTTCTCTCCAGTTCCCGTCGCCAGTGCAGTGCTATACTGAAGAGGAGGGAGTCCCGGATCTGCAGCAGAGTCATGGGACAATGGAGACAATATACGATGGAAGTGAGGGCTGAGAAGTATCTGAACAGAAGGAGATGTTGCTGGGCCCTGACAAGGTGGACGGTGAACTTTCAACTGCAGGTGGAGCTGATGAAATATCGAGAGATTAAGAACCTTCACAGGACGGGAACCTATTGGCAAATCTGGTTGTTGCAGTTACAGCTCACAGTGGAGTGTAGATTGCATCATCGGAGAGTTCTTAGAAAGAGGTAATGATGTCACATAAGTATTGCAAGATATGTGAAagatcagaaaaaagaaaaaacccgcAGCAGCCTCCAAATGACCAAGCATAGTCCCACGTCCCCCGCCACTTCCTTTGGCTTCTGAAAGTGAGGAAAGAGAGTCTCTTCTTTGAGTCACTCTAGTTAGAACTTACCCAGGTTTAAGGACACTCCTCCCtactcccatgtgacagcgctgggTGTCTAAGCAGCCAATCGCCAAGCTCCAGTCCTGTCATATGGAAGGAAGGCAAACGAGTCACATGATCACTATGATTGGAAGGGCCAGGTATTTCAgttcactagggatgagcaaaATTGACTTTGCTGGTATTTCAGGAGTTTTTAGGGAGATTTCAGcaaaatgtcccttttttttttttttgagcaatatGCTTGGGAGTGGAGAttgaaattaaagtgttactaaacccacaagagtaaaatcagtctgtatatgcagtaaagcatgcttgttatactcactgtggaacctaaggggttaatcctctgctttgtgtaaaaaggctgtttgatcctgtcttctctgatcctccccttcttccacagtccccaatccatctcctgctaagacagaggctaggggacaagctgcacatgctcagtgtgagagagttttttttttttcttgggagggtgcatgtgattggcgcagggccaatcagCCCTGTACATTGATGTCAATGGATAGGATGAAATTAAACGGAAGGGGCAAAATGTATTGCAGTaatcttctcctttgctttttctgGGTCCTGAGTCACTTCTCTTCACCCATTAGCCAGTAAATGATGATGTCACTCTTATGCATGTGCACAGAAGTACAGTGTCCCTAACTCCATTGTTGGCACAGATGTTGGGGGGTACACACTGCACTGTATAATTATATGTGCCTAAGGCAGTGTACACAAAATAGGAATTTACtagaggaaggatttttttttttttttatggaaaaaactGTTCTGTATGCACTTTCTGAAAATTGCTAGAAATCAGTTTACATTATCATGGATTATTCTGCCATAAAATCCCCATCTGTTGGAAGTAATGGGAAACAATAAACATGTACTGTTGAGGTTGTTGGTACTATGATGGTTCTAAATAAGGTAATCTGTgtatttacatacctcccaactttttgagatggtaatgagagacacctattagcaaaaatatgaaggcataggacacacccccttaaccacttagcGGCCGCCCTGCATACATTTACTgtagcagggcagccgctctgtgccagatcacgtaccttgtacattatctgacacttccaggtttgGGGCGTGCGTGCCACTGGCTGATTGGCTGCTGATTGGCTCCGTtgtaattggacacagtgggagccaatcagcaaatCCAGCGGACCCGACGTCTGCCAGGGCCAGCTGATCGTTCGGGAAAgaagcagaatggtggtctgcctatgtaaacaaggcagactgtcgttTTGTCactagggaaggtagtgatcctgtgtttcagcaaagcaggaacacagatctctgcctccttcccatagtacaagcaccttcCCCACAGTAAGCATGCACATTgttggacacacatttaaccctttgatcgcccctgatgttaaccccttttttgccagcgtcattagtacagtgacggtgcatatttttagcactgatcactgtattgatgtcactggtccccaaaaacgtGTCacatagtgtctgatttgtccgtcacaatatcgcagtcccgctataagtcgctgatcgccaccattactagtaaaaaaaaaaaaaaaaatgaaatgaatacaaattccataaatatatcccatagtttgtagacactataacgtttgcgcaaaccaatcaatatacgcttattggggatttttttttaccaaaaatatgtagcag encodes:
- the LOC141111134 gene encoding uncharacterized protein, coding for MRRWSEQLARRLQAEDYWHRLVLSRFFRFWREKSRDCVLSDKVYDFQMAWKSMKMKVVFGQWKVLSSSRRQCSAILKRRESRICSRVMGQWRQYTMEVRAEKYLNRRRCCWALTRWTVNFQLQVELMKYREIKNLHRTGTYWQIWLLQLQLTVECRLHHRRVLRKRTFATWVSATHLHGRWREAAARLQSACHHRLLQTCFGRWRTQLSLRRQKSHCKLSAVPVMSLHFWRAATRGHQALRLRTQNSVKQASRQTDILSNAVQGTDPGQVDSA